DNA from Kitasatospora herbaricolor:
AACAGTCGCCGTCCAGGTGCGACCAAGCCCACGGCGAAGCCGCAGGTCGAAACTACCGGAGAGCAGGGAGCGACGTTTCACGTGAAACACCATGCCCGCTATGTCGGAAATCTGACGCTGCGACACTCCGGTACGGCGGTGTCACCCTGATGGCCACCCGCCCGTCACCCGGGGCCGGCCCGGACGATCCCGTGCCCGGCGGGACTCCCGGACGCCCTCGCGCGGACCTCGGCACCCACCCGGGCACCCACCACGGCACCGGACCCGGCACCGGACCCGGCACCGGACGGCCGACGCCGTCACTGTCGCCGTCGTCGCCGCCCCCGGACAACAGCGCCCCGGACAACAGAACGGGCGGGCGGTCCGAGGACCACCCGCCCGTTCGGCGATTCATCCGCACCGGCGCCCGCGCGACGCCCTGCGGCCGGTCAGCGCCGCCGGCGCCCCGCACCACGGCCGCGCTCCGTGGTCTTGCCGGTCGCGGCCCGCCCGGCCCGGGCCGCCTTGGCCCGCCGGGTGGCGGCCTTGACCCCGCCGGGGCTCTCCCCCGCCTTGACCTGGATCACCCGGGTCGAGGTCTCCAGGGTGCCCTCGCCCACCGAGATCACCGAGGACTCGACGGCCCCGAGCTTCGCCAGCCCGGCCCGGTTCTCGGTCAGCTCCTGCTCGGCGGTGTCGCCCTTGAGGGCGAGCATCTGCCCGTGCGGACGCAACAGCGGCATGCCCCAGCCGGCCAGCCGGTCCAGCGGCGCCACCGCCCGGGCGGTGACAACGTCGACCGCGATCTTGCCGATCATCTCCTCCGCGCGGCCGCGCAGCACGGTGACGTTCTCCAGCCCCAGCTCGCGGACCACCTCCTCCAGGAAGGTGGTCCGGCGCAGCAACGGCTCCAGCAGGGTGACCGAGACGTCCGGGCGGGCCAGCGCGACCGGGATGCCGGGCAGTCCGGCGCCGGAGCCGACGTCGCAGAGCGAGGACCCGGTGGGCAGCAGCTCGGCCAGGACGGCGCAGTTCAGCACGTGGCGGTCCCAGAGCCTCGGCACCTCGCGCGGGCCGATCAGGCCGCGCTGGACGCCGGCCGTGGCCAGCAGCTCGGTGTAGCGGACCGCGGACTCGAACCGGTCCCCGAAGATCGCCCGTGCCGCGGCCGGAGCCTCGCCCGGGCCCTCCACGCTCTCGGCGGCCGCCTCGCCGCCGGGAGCCCCACTCTCCGTGTCCATCTCAGCCTCTCCGCTCACCGAAACCACCGACCGCACTCCAGCACCGTTTCACGTGAAACATCTCCCGCCAAACGGTGCGCTCCGCAAAGGGACGACGACCCCGCCCGCACGCGGCGGACGGGGTCGACACTCATCGTGGCCACGGCCGCGATGTCACCGGCTTCAGCCCGGCAGCACGACCACGAAACGCTGCGGCTCCTCGCCCTCGGACTCACTGCGGAGCCCGGCGGCGGCGACGGCGTCGTGCACGACCTTGCGCTCGAACGGCGTCATCGGCCGCAGCTTGACCTGCTCGCCCGTGCTCTTGACCTGCTCGGCCGCCTGCGCGCCCAGCGTCGCCAGCTCGGACCGCTTGCGGGCCCGGAAACCGGCGATGTCCAGCATGAGGCGGCTGCGCTCGCCGGTCTCCCGGTGGACGGCCAACCGGGTCAGCTCCTGCAGCGCCTCCAGCACCTCGCCGTCCTGGCCGACCAGGCGCTGCAGCGCACGGTCGTTGCCCTCACCGACGATGGAGACCAGGGCGCGGTCGCCCTCGACGTCCATGTCGATGTCACCGTCGAGGTCGGCGATGTCGAGCAGACCCTCCAGGTAGTCGGCCGCGATCTCGCCCTCCTGCTCCAGGCGCGCGATGAGGCTGTCGTCGGCGCTGCCCTCGGCCTCGGCTTCGACAGCGGAGGTGGTGGTGCCTTCCGTCACTGATGGACTCCTTCGGAAGTGGGGCCCGGGTTGGCGGGCCGGGAACGAAGATCGGGCGGAGGTCCGGTCAGGACTTCTTCCTCGGCCGCTGACCACCCTGCTGTCCGCCGCGCTTCGGCTGCTGGCGGGTGCCCGGCTTGGCACCGGCCTGCTTGCCGACGACCTGCTTGGCGGCGGCCTGCTTGGCCGGCGTCTTGACGGCCGTCCCGGTCTCGGCGGGCACGGCGTCCTCCGGCGCGGTCTCCTGCGGCTGGTCGTCCTTGGTCAGCGCGACCGGCTGCGCGGCGCCGTGCTGGCGCTGGGCCTTGGTCAGCTTGCGCGGCTGCTGCCGACGCACCTGCACCGACTCCTCGACCACCGCGGCGGCGGACGCCTGCTTGGTGCCGGTGGGGGGGATCAGGCCGAAGAGCTTGCCCTTGATGACGGTGCCGTCCGGGTTGATCCGGCCGGCCTTCTTCAGCCGTGCCTGGCGCTCGTCCCAGGCCTGGCTGCCCGGCGTCGGGTTGTTGCGGATGACGATCAGCTGCTGGCCCATCGACCACACGTTGGTGGTCAGCCAGTAGACGAGGACACCGACGGGGAAGTTGATGCCCATCACGGCGAACATGATCGGGAAGACGTACATCAGCATCTTCTGCTGCTGCATGAACGGCGTCTTGACCGTGAGGTCCATGTTCTTGGTCATCAGCTGGCGCTGGGTGATGAACTGCGACGCCGACATCAGGATGATCATCACGGCGGTGACGATCTTGACGCTGACCTCGTTGCTGCTCAGGAAGGTCGCGGAGAGCGGGGCACCGAAGATGTGCGCCTTGCCGGCGCTGACCAGCAG
Protein-coding regions in this window:
- the rsmG gene encoding 16S rRNA (guanine(527)-N(7))-methyltransferase RsmG, which gives rise to MDTESGAPGGEAAAESVEGPGEAPAAARAIFGDRFESAVRYTELLATAGVQRGLIGPREVPRLWDRHVLNCAVLAELLPTGSSLCDVGSGAGLPGIPVALARPDVSVTLLEPLLRRTTFLEEVVRELGLENVTVLRGRAEEMIGKIAVDVVTARAVAPLDRLAGWGMPLLRPHGQMLALKGDTAEQELTENRAGLAKLGAVESSVISVGEGTLETSTRVIQVKAGESPGGVKAATRRAKAARAGRAATGKTTERGRGAGRRRR
- a CDS encoding Jag family protein, which encodes MTEGTTTSAVEAEAEGSADDSLIARLEQEGEIAADYLEGLLDIADLDGDIDMDVEGDRALVSIVGEGNDRALQRLVGQDGEVLEALQELTRLAVHRETGERSRLMLDIAGFRARKRSELATLGAQAAEQVKSTGEQVKLRPMTPFERKVVHDAVAAAGLRSESEGEEPQRFVVVLPG
- the yidC gene encoding membrane protein insertase YidC, with the translated sequence MVSWIIVQFHSLYSHVFDPDGGWAWGLAIASMVIVIRICLIPLFVKQIKATRAMQAIQPKMKAIQERYKNDKQRQSEEMMKLYKEAGTNPFSSCLPILVQAPFFTALYGVLASVAKNKPIGVIDGALLVSAGKAHIFGAPLSATFLSSNEVSVKIVTAVMIILMSASQFITQRQLMTKNMDLTVKTPFMQQQKMLMYVFPIMFAVMGINFPVGVLVYWLTTNVWSMGQQLIVIRNNPTPGSQAWDERQARLKKAGRINPDGTVIKGKLFGLIPPTGTKQASAAAVVEESVQVRRQQPRKLTKAQRQHGAAQPVALTKDDQPQETAPEDAVPAETGTAVKTPAKQAAAKQVVGKQAGAKPGTRQQPKRGGQQGGQRPRKKS